Proteins from one Phalacrocorax carbo chromosome 19, bPhaCar2.1, whole genome shotgun sequence genomic window:
- the TM6SF2 gene encoding transmembrane 6 superfamily member 2 isoform X1, with translation MQLPAAPGVLTPSLLAIPVAFGINSATALADSPLPLMLTGVLVLIGLISIIFVSGGSHFQDPLFCVFVVFSFTSAIDLIISLEEDGYISGFVEVYVREGEPYLRTAHGIMICYWDGIIHYGLYLAMIAAIGQRKSYRNLGLFWLGSLMMSIVVFLLGNLIGKYSSDLSPAFLLNLPYVLIPIWAGVRLFQQPKALPCLSPEKVAEEQCKRLYQRPQDMGLVLVLLLTAAFTFFRGMVVLDCPADSCFEYIYQHEPYLRDPVAYPKVQMLIYMFYVLPFFCLCIYGLVLPGCSWLPDWSLVFAGAVAQAQFSHVGSSLHTRTPFPYQTPEDVWWSFLLTNVLYALGPQLLAYRCLHCPAFFLPATPASLHTGKKHQ, from the exons atGCAGCTCCCCGCTGCACCGGGCGTGCTCACCCCTTCCCTGCTCGCCATCCCCGTGGCCTTCGGCATCAACAGCGCGACCGCCTTGGCAGA CAGCCCACTGCCGCTGATGCTGACGGGGGTGCTGGTGCTCATCGGCCTCATCTCCATCATCTTCGTAAGCGGGGGGAGCCACTTCCAGGACCCTCTTTTCTGCG TGTTCGTGGTGTTCTCCTTCACCTCTGCCATCGACCTGATCATCTCGCTGGAGGAGGATGGCTACATTTCTGGCTTCGTGGAGGTCTACGTCAGAGAG GGCGAGCCCTACCTGCGCACGGCGCACGGCATCATGATCTGTTACTGGGATGGCATCATACACTACGGGCTCTACCTCGCCATGATCGCGGCCATCGGCCAGAG AAAGAGCTACAGGAACCTGGGTCTCTTCTGGCTGGGCTCTCTGATGATGAGCATTGTCGTCTTCCTGCTTGGGAACCTGATAG GGAAGTACAGCTCCGACCTCAGCCCGGCCTTCCTCCTCAACCTGCCCTACGTCCTCATCCCCATCTGGGCTGGGGTGAGGCTCTTCCAGCAGCCCAAGGCCCTGCCGTGCCTCAGCCCTGAGAAG GTTGCAGAAGAGCAATGCAAGCGCCTGTACCAGCGGCCCCAGGACATGGGGCTGGTCCTGGTCCTGCTCCTCACTGCTGCGTTCACCTTCTTCAGGGGGATG GTGGTTTTGGACTGTCCTGCCGACTCGTGCTTCGAGTACATCTACCAGCACGAGCCGTACCTGCGTGACCCCGTCGCCTACCCCAAAGTGCAG ATGCTGATCTACATGTTCTACGTCCTCCCCTTCTTCTGCCTCTGCATCTACGGGCTGGTGCTGCccggctgctcctggctgcccgACTGGAGCCTGGTGTTCGCCGGCGCTGTCGCGCAG GCTCAGTTCTCCCacgtgggctcctctctgcacACCCGAACGCCCTTCCCCTACCAGACCCCTGAAGATGTCTGGTGGAGCTTCCTCCTCACCAACGTCCTCTACGCGCTGGGCCCCCAGCTCCTGGCCTAccgctgcctgcactgccctgcCTTCTTCCTGCCCGCCACTCCTGCCAGCCTGCACACGGGCAAGAAGCACCAGTGA
- the TM6SF2 gene encoding transmembrane 6 superfamily member 2 isoform X2: MQLPAAPGVLTPSLLAIPVAFGINSATALADPLPLMLTGVLVLIGLISIIFVSGGSHFQDPLFCVFVVFSFTSAIDLIISLEEDGYISGFVEVYVREGEPYLRTAHGIMICYWDGIIHYGLYLAMIAAIGQRKSYRNLGLFWLGSLMMSIVVFLLGNLIGKYSSDLSPAFLLNLPYVLIPIWAGVRLFQQPKALPCLSPEKVAEEQCKRLYQRPQDMGLVLVLLLTAAFTFFRGMVVLDCPADSCFEYIYQHEPYLRDPVAYPKVQMLIYMFYVLPFFCLCIYGLVLPGCSWLPDWSLVFAGAVAQAQFSHVGSSLHTRTPFPYQTPEDVWWSFLLTNVLYALGPQLLAYRCLHCPAFFLPATPASLHTGKKHQ, from the exons atGCAGCTCCCCGCTGCACCGGGCGTGCTCACCCCTTCCCTGCTCGCCATCCCCGTGGCCTTCGGCATCAACAGCGCGACCGCCTTGGCAGA CCCACTGCCGCTGATGCTGACGGGGGTGCTGGTGCTCATCGGCCTCATCTCCATCATCTTCGTAAGCGGGGGGAGCCACTTCCAGGACCCTCTTTTCTGCG TGTTCGTGGTGTTCTCCTTCACCTCTGCCATCGACCTGATCATCTCGCTGGAGGAGGATGGCTACATTTCTGGCTTCGTGGAGGTCTACGTCAGAGAG GGCGAGCCCTACCTGCGCACGGCGCACGGCATCATGATCTGTTACTGGGATGGCATCATACACTACGGGCTCTACCTCGCCATGATCGCGGCCATCGGCCAGAG AAAGAGCTACAGGAACCTGGGTCTCTTCTGGCTGGGCTCTCTGATGATGAGCATTGTCGTCTTCCTGCTTGGGAACCTGATAG GGAAGTACAGCTCCGACCTCAGCCCGGCCTTCCTCCTCAACCTGCCCTACGTCCTCATCCCCATCTGGGCTGGGGTGAGGCTCTTCCAGCAGCCCAAGGCCCTGCCGTGCCTCAGCCCTGAGAAG GTTGCAGAAGAGCAATGCAAGCGCCTGTACCAGCGGCCCCAGGACATGGGGCTGGTCCTGGTCCTGCTCCTCACTGCTGCGTTCACCTTCTTCAGGGGGATG GTGGTTTTGGACTGTCCTGCCGACTCGTGCTTCGAGTACATCTACCAGCACGAGCCGTACCTGCGTGACCCCGTCGCCTACCCCAAAGTGCAG ATGCTGATCTACATGTTCTACGTCCTCCCCTTCTTCTGCCTCTGCATCTACGGGCTGGTGCTGCccggctgctcctggctgcccgACTGGAGCCTGGTGTTCGCCGGCGCTGTCGCGCAG GCTCAGTTCTCCCacgtgggctcctctctgcacACCCGAACGCCCTTCCCCTACCAGACCCCTGAAGATGTCTGGTGGAGCTTCCTCCTCACCAACGTCCTCTACGCGCTGGGCCCCCAGCTCCTGGCCTAccgctgcctgcactgccctgcCTTCTTCCTGCCCGCCACTCCTGCCAGCCTGCACACGGGCAAGAAGCACCAGTGA
- the HAPLN4 gene encoding hyaluronan and proteoglycan link protein 4 isoform X1 — protein sequence MTGHRDPRGGISDPLSHSQALASLSHTHGGLIPTGAGTHSGGPTQVAWAGIWDTSEDTGLGGRGVQPLGSWGAWAHVSSRLSLGSGGRGAGQAAGGLRGALAAAAHSHAISSVSRCASADINNSRDPARRVCHEIFIPAVTERMHPRGPWAAGLAALLLLPGVLASDTLLSTRGRKKVVHVMEGDSGAVVVQTAPGKVVTHRGGTIILPCRYHYDVSAHDPAEIRLKWTKVTEPMAFVDVFVALGKARRAFGSYRGRTALQEDGFGDASLIIRNVTLQDYGRYECEVTNELEDDTGMVKLDLEALLSIPPGVIFPYHPRLGRYTLNFHEAQQACLEQDGILASHDQLHQAWLEGMDWCNAGWLEDGSVQYPISRPREECGRKDTPVGVRNYGYRHKESEHYDAFCFTSNLNGKVYFLKTYRKLSYAEAVQACKNNGAAVAKVGQLYAAWKIQLLDRCEAGWLEDGSIRYPIVNPRARCGGREPGVRNLGFPDKKYKLFGVYCFKKAGEAAPERALGGGHPNRV from the exons atGACCGggcaccgggacccccgggggggCATCTCTGACCCCCTGTCCCACAGCCAAGCCCTGGCTTCCCTTTCTCATACTCACGGGGGTCTCATTCCCACCGGGGCGGGGACCCACTCGGGGGGACCCACCCAGGTGGCCTGGGCTGGGATCTGGGACACCTCTGAGGACACTGGgctcggggggcggggggtgcagCCCCTGGGTAGCTGGGGGGCTTGGGCACATGTTTCCTCCCGGCTGTCCCTGGGGAGTGGGGGACGCggtgcagggcaggcagctgggggTCTCCGGGGGGCTCTGGCAGCCGCAGCCCACTCCCACGCCATCAGTTCAGTTTCCAGATGTGCCAGCGCTGACATAAATAACTCAAGAGATCCAGCCCGGCGCGTCTGCCATGAAATATTCATCCCGGCTGTAACTGAGCGG ATGCATCCCCGAGGCCCCTGGGCCGCCggcctggcagctctgctgctcctccccgGCGTCCTCGCCTCCGACACACTGCTCAGCACCCGGGGACGGAAGAAAGTGGTCCATGTCATGG AGGGTGACAGCGGGGCCGTGGTCGTGCAAACGGCCCCGGGGAAGGTGGTGACGCACCGGGGTGGCACCATCATCCTGCCCTGCCGGTACCACTACGACGTGTCCGCCCACGACCCGGCCGAGATCCGCCTCAAGTGGACCAAGGTGACGGAGCCGATGGCCTTCGTGGACGTCTTCGTGGCGCTGGGGAAGGCGCGGCGGGCGTTCGGCAGCTACCGCGGCCGCACGGCTCTGCAGGAGGATGGCTTCGGCGACGCCTCGCTCATCATCCGCAACGTCACCCTGCAAGACTACGGCCGCTACGAGTGCGAGGTCACCAACGAGCTCGAGGATGACACCGGCATGGTCAAGCTGGACCTCGAAG ccctcctcTCCATTCCCCCAGGCGTGATCTTCCCCTATCACCCGCGCCTGGGTCGCTACACCCTGAACTTCCACGAGGCGCAGCAGGCGTGCCTGGAGCAGGACGGCATCCTGGCCTCACACGACCAGCTGCACCAGGCCTGGCTGGAGGGCATGGACTGGTGCAACGCCGGCTGGCTGGAGGACGGCTCGGTGCAGTACCCCATCTCCCGGCCACGGGAGGAGTGCGGCCGCAAGGACACGCCGGTGGGGGTACGCAACTACGGCTACCGGCACAAGGAGAGCGAGCACTATGATGCATTCTGCTTCACCTCCAACCTCAATG gcaaAGTCTACTTCTTGAAGACGTACCGCAAGCTGAGCTACGCCGAGGCGGTGCAGGCCTGCAAGAACAACGGGGCGGCCGTGGCCAAGGTGGGGCAGCTCTACGCCGCCTGGAAGATCCAGCTGCTGGACCGCTGCGAGGCCGGCTGGCTGGAGGACGGCAGCATCCGCTACCCCATCGTCAACCCCCGGGCGCGCTGCGGGGGCCGGGAGCCCGGCGTGCGCAACCTGGGTTTCCCGGACAAGAAGTATAAGCTTTTTGGGGTTTATTGCTTCAAGAAGGCTGGTGAGGCTGCCCCGGAGAGGGcgctgggtggggggcaccccaaTCGTGTGTGA
- the HAPLN4 gene encoding hyaluronan and proteoglycan link protein 4 isoform X2: MTGHRDPRGGISDPLSHSQALASLSHTHGGLIPTGAGTHSGGPTQVAWAGIWDTSEDTGLGGRGVQPLGSWGAWAHVSSRLSLGSGGRGAGQAAGGLRGALAAAAHSHAISSVSRCASADINNSRDPARRVCHEIFIPAVTERMHPRGPWAAGLAALLLLPGVLASDTLLSTRGRKKVVHVMEGDSGAVVVQTAPGKVVTHRGGTIILPCRYHYDVSAHDPAEIRLKWTKVTEPMAFVDVFVALGKARRAFGSYRGRTALQEDGFGDASLIIRNVTLQDYGRYECEVTNELEDDTGMVKLDLEGVIFPYHPRLGRYTLNFHEAQQACLEQDGILASHDQLHQAWLEGMDWCNAGWLEDGSVQYPISRPREECGRKDTPVGVRNYGYRHKESEHYDAFCFTSNLNGKVYFLKTYRKLSYAEAVQACKNNGAAVAKVGQLYAAWKIQLLDRCEAGWLEDGSIRYPIVNPRARCGGREPGVRNLGFPDKKYKLFGVYCFKKAGEAAPERALGGGHPNRV; encoded by the exons atGACCGggcaccgggacccccgggggggCATCTCTGACCCCCTGTCCCACAGCCAAGCCCTGGCTTCCCTTTCTCATACTCACGGGGGTCTCATTCCCACCGGGGCGGGGACCCACTCGGGGGGACCCACCCAGGTGGCCTGGGCTGGGATCTGGGACACCTCTGAGGACACTGGgctcggggggcggggggtgcagCCCCTGGGTAGCTGGGGGGCTTGGGCACATGTTTCCTCCCGGCTGTCCCTGGGGAGTGGGGGACGCggtgcagggcaggcagctgggggTCTCCGGGGGGCTCTGGCAGCCGCAGCCCACTCCCACGCCATCAGTTCAGTTTCCAGATGTGCCAGCGCTGACATAAATAACTCAAGAGATCCAGCCCGGCGCGTCTGCCATGAAATATTCATCCCGGCTGTAACTGAGCGG ATGCATCCCCGAGGCCCCTGGGCCGCCggcctggcagctctgctgctcctccccgGCGTCCTCGCCTCCGACACACTGCTCAGCACCCGGGGACGGAAGAAAGTGGTCCATGTCATGG AGGGTGACAGCGGGGCCGTGGTCGTGCAAACGGCCCCGGGGAAGGTGGTGACGCACCGGGGTGGCACCATCATCCTGCCCTGCCGGTACCACTACGACGTGTCCGCCCACGACCCGGCCGAGATCCGCCTCAAGTGGACCAAGGTGACGGAGCCGATGGCCTTCGTGGACGTCTTCGTGGCGCTGGGGAAGGCGCGGCGGGCGTTCGGCAGCTACCGCGGCCGCACGGCTCTGCAGGAGGATGGCTTCGGCGACGCCTCGCTCATCATCCGCAACGTCACCCTGCAAGACTACGGCCGCTACGAGTGCGAGGTCACCAACGAGCTCGAGGATGACACCGGCATGGTCAAGCTGGACCTCGAAG GCGTGATCTTCCCCTATCACCCGCGCCTGGGTCGCTACACCCTGAACTTCCACGAGGCGCAGCAGGCGTGCCTGGAGCAGGACGGCATCCTGGCCTCACACGACCAGCTGCACCAGGCCTGGCTGGAGGGCATGGACTGGTGCAACGCCGGCTGGCTGGAGGACGGCTCGGTGCAGTACCCCATCTCCCGGCCACGGGAGGAGTGCGGCCGCAAGGACACGCCGGTGGGGGTACGCAACTACGGCTACCGGCACAAGGAGAGCGAGCACTATGATGCATTCTGCTTCACCTCCAACCTCAATG gcaaAGTCTACTTCTTGAAGACGTACCGCAAGCTGAGCTACGCCGAGGCGGTGCAGGCCTGCAAGAACAACGGGGCGGCCGTGGCCAAGGTGGGGCAGCTCTACGCCGCCTGGAAGATCCAGCTGCTGGACCGCTGCGAGGCCGGCTGGCTGGAGGACGGCAGCATCCGCTACCCCATCGTCAACCCCCGGGCGCGCTGCGGGGGCCGGGAGCCCGGCGTGCGCAACCTGGGTTTCCCGGACAAGAAGTATAAGCTTTTTGGGGTTTATTGCTTCAAGAAGGCTGGTGAGGCTGCCCCGGAGAGGGcgctgggtggggggcaccccaaTCGTGTGTGA